In Stegostoma tigrinum isolate sSteTig4 chromosome 7, sSteTig4.hap1, whole genome shotgun sequence, one genomic interval encodes:
- the LOC125454116 gene encoding gamma-crystallin S-1-like, whose product MGKIIFYEDRNFQGRHYECSSDCADLTPYFSRCNSIRVESDWWVLYERPNYMGYQYVLTRGDYPDYQRWMGFNDCIRSCRSYPPYRGGAYRMRIYERPDFGGQMMEFTDDCPSVYDRFRYRDIHSCHVMDGYWIFYEHPSYRGRQYFMRPGEYRRYSDWGGYSSAVGSFRRLRDF is encoded by the exons ATGGGCAAG ATCATCTTTTACGAGGACAGGAACTTCCAGGGTCGGCACTATGAGTGCAGCAGTGACTGTGCCGACCTGACCCCTTACTTCAGCCGCTGTAACTCCATCCGTGTTGAGAGTGACTGGTGGGTGCTGTATGAGAGACCCAATTACATGGGATACCAGTATGTTCTGACCCGGGGAGACTATCCTGACTACCAACGCTGGATGGGATTCAATGACTGTATCCGGTCATGTCGCTCCTACCCACCA TACCGAGGAGGCGCCTACAGAATGAGGATTTACGAGAGGCCTGACTTTGGaggacagatgatggaattcacGGATGACTGTCCATCTGTCTACGATCGTTTCCGTTACCGTGACATCCACTCCTGCCATGTGATGGACGGCTACTGGATCTTTTACGAACATCCCAGCTACAGAGGGCGGCAGTACTTCATGAGACCCGGTGAATacaggagatacagtgactgggGAGGCTACAGCTCAGCTGTCGGATCTTTCAGGCGACTGAGAGATTTCTAG